DNA from Elaeis guineensis isolate ETL-2024a chromosome 2, EG11, whole genome shotgun sequence:
ACCTTGTTCCACTGAAAAACATAGGCAACCTGTGCTACTATGGTGATGGAGACCTTGAGCTTCAACCTAATAActtctttgttttttttggtaGCACAACCTGATAACCTTTAGGTAGGAAGGTCTAGTCAAGAAAAGATAACCCTGTCTCCGTAATGTGGAGTGCTTGCACCGTCTAACAATACATTCTTTTGAGATGTTTATGGTGGCTCACCGAGTCATGCCAGTTTTCTAAGATATGCTTGAAGGGTCTAGAAAAATTGCCCCCACCATTAGCTTGAACATAATTTAGTTTATATTCTGTCAAAGTTTTCATCAACCAAGATATACTTAGTATCAAGCTCCATGCCAATTAGGGGTGAGCATGATTCGATTTGGATCAAACCTAAGTCAAAACAGTCTTAAATAATTTGGTATTTCTGAAAATCAAACTGGACCAATAGAAAAttgaaaccaaaccaaaccaacaTAATTTAAATAGTCTGGTTTGGTTTGGTTTACtggtttatattattattattattattattattattattattattattattattattatttgtgatTCATGAAGATTTGTTTCCTTTTTACATAAGAGTACCACTGGGAAGATTTATcaagtaaaataatttaaattgatataagatattatcactcaataaaataaaattcttaaataaacactatcattaaggattaagataaagatctctaaaacattacaaaaaaaaaaaaaaaattcagtaagTTATTTAGGATTTAAGGCTAATCAACACAAAACCAATTTGATAAACAATGCCATAAATACAGAATTATTTTCTAATACATTAATACTCTAATGCAAACAACATCCTAATCAAAATGACGTCATTTTATTAAAGTTGGTCTGATTCGATTTGAGAATGATTTTATTTACTGGCAAATCTGAATCAATCCAAACCTATTTTTTATGTCAAAAACTAATCAAACCaaatcgaataaaattttaaaccaaactaTACTTATGATTTGGTTCGATTTCACCGAATTTATTGCTTCAGATTCGATTTTTGCTCACCCCTAATATCAGTGCCATCATGTTACTGTATTAATACATCTGGCATGAGAGTCAGTTTCATACGTTAGTACGTCTGCTATACCGCATATTAGAATAAAACCAATACGGTATGGTATACTTCGTACCATCAAGTTTGGTGCAATATGGCTTACCTGGCCCACCGATGCTTCAAATATCTGAAAATTTGAAAGAGTAATTTTCTATGAAGAGCATAAATTCGTCAATATTGAGAAAACAAATGGAAGATAATGGTTGAACCATCATTGAAGGAAACAGGTGAGGGTCCCATAATCAACATCACCGATTCTTGAAGAAGTGAAGCTCGTGACTCAGAAAGATTAAGTGGGTGTCCATCACTCTTACCAGCCTTTCTATTTGGTCAAATCAAAAGAAAGATTAAATGGGTGTCCATCACTCTTACCAGCCATTCTATTTGGTCAAATCAAACTATTTCTATGATGTCTAGTAGATAAATCAttatgatttaaaataatttgaaaaaatttatggTCTGGAGGACCCAAATGCTTGTGTCGCACTTGAGCATCCATTCTGTAGAACCAGCAATGAGATTACTTGTTGCAGCCACAGTTTTCTACATGCCTTTGTTGGATATGTTCCACCTGTATTTGGTTACTAGCATTTTAGCATGCTTTTGCATGTCTTATTACTTGATCTGTAAGTATTTGACATGCATAATCTGCATTTGTGATAGTGGTTATGTGTCAAAATGAACGTTTTTGTTTTACTTCATGTTACCACTTCCGGTTAAcccctattttttttaattattgtcaACCACTACACTACCCATTTTCTTACCATTTTTCTTTCTACGAGCACATTCATGCAAATCCTTTTATATTTGATAAATTGCACAAAATAgcctaaaaatatgcaatataattGATTTCCATCATCTATTAACATAATGGCGGAAGAACCATGTAATTGCAAATATTCATTAACATGTTGTTCCATAATTTGTAGGGTAACTGGTGCCATGAATTTGGCAAACTCAAAGCTAAGGTTGAGGCTTTACAAAAAAGCCAAAGGTAATGTACATTAGCTCAAAATTATAAGCTGCAATAATGTGAAGGCATACTATTAGTAGTTTATTGCAATGATCTCAGGCATCTCATGGGTGAGCAACTTGAGCCCTTGAATCTCAAAGAACTCCAGCAACTAGAGCAACAGCTTGAAAGTTCTTTAAAGCATATAAGAACCAGAAAGGTAAAATCTATCCTATGTTTCCCAAGCATTGATGCTGAACCAGTAATATTTACAAGCAACTGTCCAATACCATATTCTATGTTttcaatttttaacataaaatacaATCCTATGAAATCCTGCTCTCCCATTTTTAAGGGTTTCACAATAGGACTAGAGATCCTCTAATTTAAGTTGTTAAGCTAAATGAAAGCTGTGATCTCCTCCTTGACTAAAGCTGTACCGAGAATGCGGCATCCCATCCAAATTGTTTTTGTGATGCTTAAGTTTGTAATTTTCATGGTATGATCTACCTCTTATAAACTTTTGAAAATCTATTCCTAAAATGGGAGGTAAACAAGTCTGTTCATAATTTGAACGTGAGTATTTGTATAATTGTATAACTTCTTAAAGAGTTTCTTTGCTGTGCAGTGCCAACTCATGTTTGAATCCATCTCTGAGCTTCAGAAAAAGGTAATCCCCACAATCTTTATTAGTAATAATCATGAAACTAGATAAAGGAGGAGAATATGAAGCTTGGTTAAGCAACATGACGAGTTTaccaaagatatattttttttcttttcttttttttttaatgtttttaaTAAATCATGAGACGATCCCCTACTCGTATAAATAAGCTATTTAATTCGATAACATTTTGTCATGTTCATGCTCGTGCTCAAGGGTTCAGCTAACCACTCTTCAGAGCACCTGGTTTGCTATGGTAGTTCTAGATGTCATTTTGATCAGTATTCAGTGGTTGTTGAGGTCAGTTAAATGGCTACAGATGGTCTATATCTGGTACAAAATGCCCATGGATGTTGAAGTGGTCAGTTAAATGGCTACAGATGATCATATTTGGTACAGAGTGCCCTCGACAAGGATACTGAAAATTAAATATCCTTTTGCTGATGTCAATTCTGTTTACATTATGCTCCAAAGTTATTGCATTAGATTCAGGAATGCAGGTGAAGCACCAATTGGACTTGGGTGTAGTGGTTGGCGCCCTCTCTTTAACTGCTTGCCCAAGTGAGAGGTCGGAAGTTCATGTTTAACCACTAGAAATTGAAAACTTAGCTGCTAGAGAAGTGGtgaaaaacatatatcacattttAACAGTTCAAAATCTAATACCCTTCACAATTATGTCTTATTAGATGATCTTCACAATAATGTATATCACATTTTAACAGTTCGAATTCTAATACTCCATGGTCACACATTAGCTACTCTGACCTTGGTATTTTTTGTACAGGAAAAGTCACTGCAGGAGCAGAACAAGATGCTGGAGAAGGAGGTGAGCTGCCATTTGCCGCAATGATTAATGCAGTTCTTTGTGATATATCCTTCTCATGCATGCCTGATTGGTTAGCGCCATTTGTTGTTTTTGAAATAGCTCATGGAGAAGCAGAAGGTGAAGGCACTAAACCAGCAGGCACCTTGGGAGCAGCAAGGCCCGCCGCAGACAAGCTcatcatccccaacctccttCCTGATCGGAGACTCTCTCCCCACCCTGAATATTGGGTACGTTCTCATGCCACAACTCTTATTTTTAACCTTGTATTTTATCCTGATAATATAGGCTCCATATGTCAACCTAGGCACACCAGTGAATAAGTAATCAGTCATGAATGCACAGAGTGCTATTATGTACAACCACTAAGATTTTTATTAATACAAACTAAGATTTTAAAGCTCATAGGATAGAGATGTCTCGATTTCTGTATTAAACGAGATATCCCACTGTTCCATCCTATCTCAACAGTAGTTTTGATCATGCATTCCGATAGACATCCTCCGTCTCActctcctttccttcctctcttttctttctttttttttcttttctttcttttttttttcttttttcttactccattccttcttcttcttttttttcttctcccttcttttttttttttttttccctttcattTTTTGTCTCTCTTTCCACGTTACTTTTTTttgttcatctttcttttctttctaaactTTCTTCTCTCTATACTCCTGACCTCACTCCAGCCCTGCTTTTCTCATGTAAACGGGACAGAATAGGAAGGCCGGGACACCACCCATCCTGCTAAGTTGTAAAATCTTAATGCGAATAATGAATAGCATCCACTATCTAGCATCAGTGCACCAGCAATAATTCACActattttcaaatctagatctggttTCAATTAGATCTCATGTAATCAACATTTACACCATCTAGCTCTGTGAAAGTTTTCAGCAAATCTTCTAGCATTTAAGCTTGTCCATTAAATTTTCTGCAAATTCTGCAAGTTGTGTTCATGACTGATTTTCAGTTCTCTAGGTTTGTGCTCAATTTTGCACATTGATCAGGTGCCTGAAGCATCTGCTAGGGCTGCAGCATACGTGCATAAAGAAGAAACTAGGTGCAACTCTAAGCAAGTTTTTCACTTTGATGCAGGACATACCAATGTAGCGGAAATGAACATGGGGAGGAAGCAGCACAACCCCAGGTTCGTATAGGAAACAGCCTGTTACCACCTTGGATGCTTAGCCACTTGAACGGGTAGAAGCTACCGTTCCGCAGTCAACTTGAATGGTTTAAACATTTCACGAACTCTTTAGATTATACTGTATTTGGATGTTTGGAACACTCTCCAGCTACAATTTAAAATACATGCCCAGATATCTCAGGGGAGTATTGAGATTAGGGGTTTCTCGTACGTTCCTATCTGGAAGTAGATGGGGCTGTGGGAACCTTAAGTGTGTATAATGTACTAGTCTACTATAATTTGCTCTTGTTTATTTGGACTCAGGTGCTAGAGTGGATACAACTAGCTTGTAAAATGCTGTGCGAAATTTTATGTACAGGAGATAATGGTTGCACTGAGCAAAAATCCTGCTAGTAAAAATCCAGATCCTATtttctttatataatttttacCGCCTCGGCAACATCCATCAGCCTCTCTTATTATAAAGAAAGATACTGTGCACAAGATTTTGCGGGCCTGAGCAAGCAGCCTTAATCCTGTCATTTATGATACCGCCATCTGAGGCACACGCTGGACAGAGATAGGACATCAGCAATGCAAATACTTGATAATAGGCACTTGGCTATGATTCTACGTGGTAATAACTGAAACGGAGGTAATGTTAGCTTGCACATCCTTCTTTCTATCACTATCAAGTATCCGAAGCAACTCATTTAACACAAAAAAATAAGCAATGCAAAGAGTAGTTTCACCCTCGAGGCCACAGCCATGCTCGCGCTGCTCGACTTGACATACTGTGGAACTTCGAATTTGTAGTTCATGAGTGCAACAAGTTTCTACGGGTGATAATAGCTGCTTCATAAACCAGGCTGGTGCCCTCATAATCTATGAATGTTGTTtctcaaataaattttacatGACAAGTTGATGAATTAAGACTATCCATCCATTTTCTTTCGGCTTATGCCGTGcccttctttttaaaaaaaaaaaaaaaaaattacccaaGACACTGCTCTCTTTGAATAAGACAGATTACAACATACAAAGGAGAGTTGACTTCACTGGCCTTCATCTTAGCCTTCATTGCTTGCCCTCTTTTTCTTCGTAATCACAATTGCCCTGTGCAAACAAATGTTCCCTACAAAAACCAAACTACCGATCAGCATCTTTTATTCCAGAAACAAATGGGTAAAAAGAGTCAATGAGCCAACTCTGAAAGTAGTATTTTACTTTGGATGCACCAATTTCACTAAGAATTTGGAAAAGGCTTGAGTGTGGAAAGTACAGTAAAAGAAGAGGCCTAGGTTGGTTTACCAATGCTGTAACCGACCGTACCATTGTTCCATAATGCATGTCGTGCAAATTGTTCAAGATACTAGGTTTGAGTTTGGCAACCGCCATTGCTTACAGATCACCTAACCGGTAggtcttttcagtttgttttctaATTTAGCAAAGTGCCTTGCTGTACAACTACATGAGTAATTCAGTGCCATTTCAAGTTCTCAGGTTACACCGTACCTCAATCTGTCGCACAGGCGTGCCAAGGCATCTGCACCAGTTCGAGATGCAACATCCTCAATTATATAAGAATTTGATAAATTCACACACTCTGCAAGCCTGAACTCGCATAATTCTTTCAAAGAGCAGGCATCAGTTAGAACAGCCGAATGGCCACCACCAGCTGCCAGTCTGCTAACCTGTCCAACGCacctaaaataaaatatttcatgagtTTAGGCTTTAGATGGTCTACAAAATGAGAATGAGACTAAATGTAATAATTGGACGATAGCCTACCAATCAACAGGTGAAGGGAACCATGCATATGTAGATTTGTCGTTAGCTGCCTGACCATAACTGTTGTAACCAAATCCATATATCCTTCCATCTCTCATAGAAATAAGCGTGTGAGAATGGCCACAAGTAACGAGTTGCACTCCATTAGGAATGACCAACACTGGAATATTTCTTAGTAACGTATCAGATGCATTAGCATCGCAGGAAAAGAAACCATGATGGGGGCCGAGGCCTAACTGCCCTGCTTGACCACCACCCCAAGCATAAAGGGCACCTTTTGCGGTTACAGCACATGTATGTACACCACCGCAGGCAACGTCTTTAGCAAATATTCCATCTAGGGCGACCACTCGCCTTGGAAGCAACTCTTTATCCCCGGACTGAAGAGAGCAATGCCCAAGTTGCCCCATACTTCCTAGCCCCCAAGTATACCTTAAAACAGCAAAAGAACCCCATCAGAGCTCAACAGTCAACTTCAATAATTGACCAAaaaattctaatcacattagaccGCTTGGACTTCAATAAAATAGGAAATATGCAGATGTAGACAAATGTAATCGAAACTCTGGAGCACTCCCGTACTAACTACTGCAAAATCCAGAAGATTTTAGCCAAAGCAATTTTGGACTGATGCAGAGAATCCACCGTTATAGTGTAAACAACAAATCTGACTTGATAATATTGCTTTCAAAATCTTTCAGGTCTGTTTGGATAATATTGCTTGCAAAGGGATTTCTGGTTTTTTTGTTTTGCAGGAAAATTTTATGCTCCGTATTTGTTGGACATTTAACTTCATTGCTTTACCAAATAAGGCACCTAAAAGCAAAAGCTTTAACTTTCCAAGAGTGCAGCAGCAGCAACTTTTTACTTAGCCCATCAAAACCAAAGAAtgaggaaaaattaaaatttccttTTCCACTGAATGGATTTTCTTTTCCTTTACCATGGATTTACTTGCAACCAAGCAGACCCTTAGAAACTTAATTGATTTGAAATCTGTTTACTATTCAATAAATTGTCTGACAGTTTTTTATTCTTTCCATATGCACTTGCTCAATTACACTTGAATCCTATGTTCATGACTAAGCTTGACAAATGAAAGTTAGGTCAGAATGGACATGGATATGTAGAATTGGACAGGAGATAAATGAATAAATATTAGAAACAACTGTTGTTATACTGCTATGAAGTGTTTGGTAAATCATTGATAAAGGAAAAACATATATTTATATGAGAGAAATTGTAGAAATTTATGTTTCCGTATGTTAGGCAAAAAGGATATGGAGAGGAAAATTTTCTATATAGTTGAGGCTTAATAGCCAGATCTGGATTTACAGAAAATATACTTCCCATCTGAGCTGTTTTTGACCCACAATTTGAAAGGCGAGACAATGGAATTTGATGATGCTCCTAGCCTTAAATGAAGATTTTCAAAATATCATGAAGTAGCCTAAGTCTCagcaacaaatcaaaactcaacaTCAAAACATTTGAAACCAGTCATCTAAGCACTACATGAGTTATTAAAATACCTTGACATGTGCAATCTTAATGATATCGGGAACCTTGGCATGAAATATACTGAGTTGGCATATCAAAATGGAACACTAATTCATCAAATAGTGATTAATGAAACAAGACAAGCATTGCTACCTATCATGTATTGTGCATATAAAATCAAAGAAACACCAAAAAGTATATTATTGGATCAAGTAAAGAAAAGCTCTAACCTGCAGTTCTATTTCGACGAGATCTGTAACTAACATGTgcacaaaaaaggaaaaaactgtgacttcttgtgttgttCTCAGATTAACATCTTTAATTAAGAAACAGGAAATGCTGTGTAGGATAAAGGAACAGACTTGAAATATAGCTATTTGACCATCACTTGGGGAAATAGTAATCAAAAGACAAATAATAATCAAGCAATTTCTAATGTATACTCATCTATAACAGGTAGCAATGAATCCATCTAGATCAACATCCAGAATCAACAGCTCAAATTGTTTCATACTTTCAGACCAACTTCATAAAATTGGATATCAAAACTTTTTTCTGGATGCGACATTCTAGAAATAAATGTGCCCAGTTGAAAAATCAACTTACTAGAGAAACTTTATAAGATAACCATCACCTTGGTACAAAGCAAGCTCTAATGGGGTTAAAGTCCCAAAAGCTTGATTAACTTGTGTTCTGGAATTGTATATGAACCGACAAGGTCTATTCTAGAAGGTCTGGAAATTTAATATCCTATAACAATTTATTAGCAATTCC
Protein-coding regions in this window:
- the SQUA1 gene encoding MADS-box transcription factor 14; this encodes MGRGRVQLRRIENKINRQVTFSKRRSGLLKKAHEISVLCDAEVALIIFSTKGKLYEYATDSCMERILERYERYTYAEKALISSGPELQGNWCHEFGKLKAKVEALQKSQRHLMGEQLEPLNLKELQQLEQQLESSLKHIRTRKCQLMFESISELQKKEKSLQEQNKMLEKELMEKQKVKALNQQAPWEQQGPPQTSSSSPTSFLIGDSLPTLNIGTYQCSGNEHGEEAAQPQVRIGNSLLPPWMLSHLNG